A stretch of Actinomycetota bacterium DNA encodes these proteins:
- a CDS encoding hemolysin family protein, with product MIEALGVAAVVGLILANGWFVAMEFAFVAARRGRLQEAAATGDAKAAIAVKVHERLSFMLSGAQLGITVTSLIVGFIAEPAIGRLLEPLVGRLGVSEGATTGVAFGIAFALATSSQMVFGELAPKNLAIAKPEPLARGLARGTWLFIRIAGPLIRFFDSSANRLLRALGIEPVEELRDTVGTEELDLIVEESARRGTLSEAEANRLARAIDFQKLRAADAMVPRTRVISVAADASGRELRDLLRDGHSRFAVTAPGGDLDDVVGVVHARDLLTLPREARDAARVSTLMREPTVVPDSLGLGEVLVALRRARTELAVVVDEYGGTAGIVTLEDVVEELVGDISDESDPAVDEHVEARGEGRWAVPGWWRIDEVERDTGIGLPEGDYETIGGLIMAQLGRIPDAGDRVDLENAAVIVEAMDGRSVARVALEATADQAEGDEAGPGEAGAEGEAGPGEAGAEGEAG from the coding sequence GTGATCGAGGCGCTCGGCGTCGCCGCCGTGGTCGGCCTGATCCTGGCCAACGGCTGGTTCGTGGCCATGGAGTTCGCCTTCGTGGCCGCCCGCCGGGGCCGCCTCCAGGAGGCGGCCGCCACCGGCGACGCCAAGGCGGCCATCGCCGTGAAGGTCCATGAACGCCTGTCGTTCATGCTCTCGGGAGCCCAGCTCGGCATCACCGTCACTTCGTTGATCGTAGGTTTCATCGCCGAACCGGCTATCGGTCGGCTCCTGGAGCCGCTCGTCGGCCGGCTCGGGGTGAGCGAAGGCGCGACCACGGGGGTGGCCTTCGGCATCGCCTTCGCCCTGGCCACCTCGTCCCAGATGGTCTTCGGTGAACTGGCCCCCAAGAACCTGGCCATTGCCAAGCCCGAGCCCCTGGCCCGGGGCCTGGCCCGCGGGACCTGGCTGTTCATCCGCATCGCCGGGCCCCTGATCCGGTTCTTCGACTCCTCGGCCAACCGGCTGCTGCGAGCCCTGGGGATCGAGCCGGTCGAGGAGCTGAGGGACACGGTCGGCACCGAGGAGCTCGACCTCATCGTCGAGGAGTCCGCCCGCCGGGGCACGCTCAGCGAGGCCGAGGCCAACCGCCTGGCCCGGGCCATCGACTTCCAGAAGCTACGGGCGGCCGACGCCATGGTCCCTCGCACCCGGGTCATATCGGTGGCGGCCGACGCTTCCGGCCGGGAGCTGCGTGACCTGCTGCGCGACGGCCACAGCCGCTTCGCGGTGACGGCCCCCGGGGGCGACCTGGACGACGTGGTCGGAGTCGTCCACGCCCGCGACCTGCTGACCCTTCCCCGGGAAGCACGCGACGCCGCCCGCGTCAGCACCCTCATGCGGGAGCCGACCGTGGTGCCCGACAGCCTCGGGCTGGGCGAGGTCCTGGTCGCCCTCCGGCGGGCGCGCACCGAGCTGGCCGTGGTCGTCGACGAGTACGGCGGGACGGCGGGCATCGTCACCCTCGAGGACGTCGTCGAGGAACTGGTCGGCGACATCAGCGACGAGTCCGACCCGGCCGTGGACGAGCACGTCGAAGCCCGGGGCGAGGGCCGGTGGGCGGTCCCCGGGTGGTGGCGCATCGACGAGGTCGAGCGTGACACGGGGATCGGGCTTCCCGAGGGCGACTACGAGACGATCGGCGGCCTCATCATGGCCCAGTTGGGCCGTATCCCCGACGCCGGCGACCGCGTCGACCTGGAGAACGCGGCCGTCATCGTCGAGGCCATGGACGGGCGCAGCGTGGCCCGGGTGGCCCTGGAGGCCACCGCCGACCAGGCCGAGGGCGACGAGGCCGGGCCGGGCGAGGCCGGTGCCGAAGGCGAAGCCGGGCCGGGCGAGGCCGGTGCCGAAGGCGAGGCCGGG
- a CDS encoding amino acid permease, whose protein sequence is MTADRPYPSRLARRLGLFDAVVIGMGSMIGAGVFAAVGPAAAAAGSGLLVGLALAAVVAYCNATSSAALAAVYPVSGGTYVYGRERLGPFWGCLAGWGFVVGKTASCAAMALAFGAYATPGWSRPLAVGAVVALTAVNYRGVTKMAWLTRLIVAVVLAALAAAVAATLLGGAASTANLGPVLGGGAKGVLESAGLLFFAFAGYARLATLGEEVVDPERTIPRAIPLALGITLMVYATVALAALLAAGPAALAGSDAPLVTAAEAGSLSWLGPAVRAGGVVASLGVLLSLIAGVSRTAFAMAAAGDLPRALEAVHPVHRAPYRAELAAGAVIVALVLVVDLRGAIGFSSFAVLVYYAVTNASAWTLPAELRRWPRGLSGVGAAGCLLLALTLPAASVVAGLAVLGAGAFLWWARAVAGRRR, encoded by the coding sequence TTGACGGCCGACCGCCCCTATCCCTCCCGCCTGGCCCGGCGGCTCGGGCTCTTCGACGCCGTCGTCATCGGGATGGGTTCGATGATCGGCGCCGGGGTGTTCGCGGCCGTGGGGCCGGCGGCCGCGGCCGCCGGCAGTGGGCTGCTGGTGGGCCTGGCCCTGGCTGCCGTCGTCGCCTACTGCAACGCAACGTCGTCGGCCGCCCTGGCCGCCGTGTACCCGGTGTCAGGAGGGACCTACGTCTACGGCCGCGAGCGCCTCGGGCCGTTCTGGGGATGCCTGGCGGGCTGGGGGTTCGTGGTGGGCAAGACGGCCAGTTGCGCGGCCATGGCCCTCGCCTTCGGGGCCTACGCCACCCCTGGTTGGTCGCGCCCGTTGGCTGTCGGCGCGGTGGTGGCGCTGACAGCCGTCAACTACCGGGGGGTGACCAAGATGGCCTGGTTGACGCGCCTGATCGTCGCCGTCGTGCTGGCCGCCCTGGCCGCGGCCGTCGCCGCCACCCTGCTCGGGGGGGCGGCCTCGACGGCCAACCTGGGCCCCGTCCTGGGTGGTGGTGCCAAGGGGGTGTTGGAGTCGGCCGGCCTGCTGTTCTTCGCCTTCGCCGGCTACGCCCGCCTCGCCACGCTGGGCGAGGAGGTCGTCGACCCGGAGCGCACGATCCCCCGGGCCATACCGCTGGCCCTGGGCATCACCCTGATGGTGTACGCCACCGTGGCACTGGCCGCCCTGCTGGCTGCCGGCCCGGCCGCGCTGGCTGGTTCCGACGCCCCCCTGGTGACGGCCGCCGAGGCCGGGTCCCTTTCCTGGTTGGGCCCGGCCGTCAGGGCGGGTGGGGTGGTGGCCTCCCTCGGCGTGTTGCTGTCGCTGATCGCCGGGGTGAGCCGTACGGCCTTCGCCATGGCGGCCGCCGGCGACCTGCCCCGCGCCCTGGAGGCCGTGCACCCCGTGCACCGGGCCCCATACCGGGCCGAGCTGGCGGCCGGGGCGGTGATCGTCGCCCTCGTCCTGGTGGTCGACCTGCGCGGGGCCATCGGGTTCAGCTCGTTCGCCGTGCTCGTCTACTACGCGGTGACCAACGCCTCGGCTTGGACGCTGCCCGCCGAGCTGCGCCGCTGGCCCCGCGGCCTCTCGGGGGTCGGTGCCGCCGGTTGCCTGCTGCTGGCCTTGACACTCCCGGCCGCCAGTGTGGTCGCGGGCCTGGCCGTGTTGGGCGCTGGTGCCTTCCTGTGGTGGGCGCGGGCGGTCGCCGGGCGCCGTCGGTGA
- a CDS encoding AAA family ATPase — protein sequence MTSRAPAGQGPPVAGAPVPRPRSRRRPLRKTGGPNPARPTGDGPLQVADGGNLVGRDAELARLLALWAQASSGRARLALIAGRAGTGKTRLAAEVAAHAEGSGGRALAGSCRRDGPQPYEPFVEALGPTLAGVPDEWAAAHAARYGDALAPLFPALGPRVRGRPADPVPSRTNLLSALADAVTGPRPEPVLLVIDDLHWATESTVAAVLHLLRHKTASPLLVLCTYRDTGILASHPLAQLIDEHASPPPARIILDDLSPHEIGALLVDRAAVAGATAVSLARRLWTATGGNPLLVTETVRDLAAAGAFAGGSVDQRVVERVGAPRDVAALLARRLHAVPPIVHRVLEAGAAIGPCFDTATVADLCEMREDDAGGALDRAAAAGALVPAGRSGRYRFVHDLVRDAVHKSVAPNRRVRLHHALAERLEEQTGGRPAGPGDASRLLHHRVEATPVGRSPDAVRHARQAGEAALAVQAYEEAAGYFGQALAFAGNGAAPVLKADLLTLLGSAHDRSGEQARARQSYLQAAAYARTASDGPRLAAAALGLGEVVDVWGADGLLIDLLRQALATTPESASLRARLIARLAQAEAASVSPDERKARSDQAWELAWDSRDPATMGAVLRSRHQALSAPDDLEDRVEIDGELYAMAHHAQDAELLIEAHGWRLVDLLEQGHVADAQRDRQLHGRLARRSGDQRHRRDAEMWAATFATLEGHPERAIKRMGAALSLGNRVGDAMAPSYFWLQQLAVALDWGNEDELAGLVDVWTDLVRRHDRDPAWRSSLALLLARSGRRAEAVAELDDLADQSCADIALDRHWLATVTAITEVAALVGDDRSTPLARLLAPYSRRLVVVGPGVACRGSVARVMGLAAATARRWGAAERHFQAALSAHERIGSPPLVARTRMEFARALCSKEGGPLHVGRAQAMAEQSFEEAGSLGLIRVLAEAGT from the coding sequence GTGACCTCGCGTGCCCCTGCCGGACAGGGCCCGCCGGTCGCCGGGGCACCCGTGCCCCGGCCCCGGTCGCGCCGCCGACCTCTACGCAAGACGGGCGGGCCCAACCCCGCTCGCCCTACCGGCGACGGGCCCCTCCAGGTGGCCGACGGCGGCAACCTCGTCGGCCGGGACGCAGAGCTGGCCCGGCTCCTCGCCCTCTGGGCCCAGGCGTCGTCGGGTCGCGCCCGCTTGGCCCTGATCGCTGGGCGAGCGGGCACGGGCAAGACCCGCCTGGCCGCCGAGGTGGCGGCCCACGCCGAGGGATCGGGCGGTCGGGCCCTGGCCGGGAGCTGCCGGCGCGATGGTCCCCAGCCCTACGAACCGTTCGTAGAAGCCTTGGGCCCGACGCTCGCGGGCGTACCGGACGAGTGGGCCGCGGCCCACGCCGCCCGCTACGGCGACGCCCTGGCACCGCTGTTCCCGGCCCTCGGCCCCCGGGTTAGGGGCAGGCCCGCAGACCCCGTCCCGTCGCGGACCAACCTGCTCAGCGCCCTGGCCGACGCCGTCACCGGGCCCCGGCCCGAACCGGTCCTCCTGGTCATCGACGACCTCCACTGGGCCACTGAGTCCACCGTGGCCGCCGTCCTCCACCTCCTGCGCCACAAGACGGCCTCGCCCCTTCTCGTCCTATGCACCTACCGTGACACCGGGATCCTGGCCAGCCATCCCCTGGCCCAGTTGATCGACGAGCACGCCTCCCCGCCCCCGGCCCGGATCATCCTCGACGACCTCTCCCCCCACGAGATCGGGGCGCTGCTCGTCGACCGTGCGGCGGTGGCCGGTGCCACCGCTGTGAGCCTGGCCCGCCGGCTGTGGACGGCTACCGGGGGCAACCCCCTCTTGGTGACCGAGACGGTGAGGGACCTGGCGGCTGCCGGAGCGTTCGCCGGGGGCTCGGTGGACCAACGGGTCGTCGAGCGGGTGGGCGCCCCCCGAGACGTGGCCGCGCTGCTCGCCCGCCGCTTGCACGCCGTTCCACCCATCGTCCACCGGGTGCTGGAGGCGGGCGCGGCCATCGGGCCCTGCTTCGACACCGCCACCGTGGCTGACCTCTGCGAGATGCGCGAGGACGACGCGGGCGGCGCCCTCGACCGAGCGGCAGCCGCCGGGGCGCTGGTCCCGGCGGGACGCAGCGGCCGGTACCGGTTCGTCCACGACCTGGTCCGCGACGCCGTCCACAAGTCGGTGGCGCCCAACCGCCGTGTGCGCCTGCACCACGCCCTGGCCGAACGCCTGGAGGAGCAGACCGGCGGTCGTCCGGCCGGGCCCGGTGACGCGTCCCGCCTCCTCCACCACCGGGTGGAGGCCACGCCCGTGGGGCGTTCGCCCGACGCCGTCCGCCATGCCCGCCAGGCGGGCGAGGCCGCCCTCGCCGTGCAGGCCTACGAGGAGGCCGCGGGGTACTTCGGCCAGGCCCTGGCCTTCGCCGGCAACGGCGCCGCCCCGGTGCTCAAGGCTGACCTGCTCACGTTGCTGGGCTCGGCCCATGACCGCTCCGGCGAGCAGGCTCGCGCCCGCCAGTCCTACCTGCAGGCCGCGGCCTACGCCCGGACGGCGTCCGACGGCCCCCGGCTGGCGGCCGCCGCCTTGGGGCTGGGTGAGGTGGTCGACGTGTGGGGCGCCGACGGGTTGCTGATCGACCTGCTGCGCCAAGCCCTGGCCACGACCCCCGAGAGTGCCTCGCTCCGGGCCCGGCTCATAGCCCGACTGGCCCAGGCCGAGGCCGCGTCGGTCAGCCCCGACGAGCGCAAGGCCCGCAGCGACCAGGCCTGGGAACTGGCCTGGGACAGCCGAGACCCGGCGACCATGGGCGCTGTCCTGCGCTCTCGCCACCAGGCCCTGAGCGCGCCCGACGACCTCGAGGACCGTGTCGAGATCGACGGCGAGCTGTACGCCATGGCCCACCATGCCCAGGACGCCGAACTGCTCATCGAGGCCCACGGCTGGCGGCTGGTCGACCTGCTCGAACAGGGCCACGTGGCCGACGCTCAAAGGGACCGCCAGCTTCATGGCCGCCTGGCCCGGCGTTCGGGTGACCAACGCCATCGGCGGGACGCGGAGATGTGGGCGGCCACCTTCGCCACCCTCGAGGGTCACCCCGAGAGGGCCATCAAACGCATGGGCGCGGCGCTGTCGCTGGGCAACCGGGTGGGCGACGCCATGGCTCCCTCCTACTTCTGGCTCCAGCAACTGGCCGTGGCCCTCGACTGGGGGAACGAGGACGAACTGGCCGGCCTGGTCGACGTCTGGACCGACCTCGTGCGGCGCCACGACCGCGACCCTGCCTGGCGGTCGTCGCTGGCCCTGCTCCTAGCCCGCTCCGGCCGCCGGGCCGAGGCGGTCGCCGAGCTAGACGACCTGGCCGACCAGAGCTGCGCCGACATCGCTCTCGACCGCCACTGGCTGGCCACGGTGACGGCCATCACCGAGGTGGCCGCCCTGGTGGGCGACGACCGCTCCACCCCGCTGGCCCGGCTGCTGGCCCCCTACTCCCGCCGGCTGGTCGTCGTCGGGCCGGGGGTCGCCTGCCGGGGATCGGTGGCCCGGGTCATGGGCCTGGCGGCCGCCACCGCCCGAAGGTGGGGCGCCGCCGAACGGCACTTCCAGGCTGCCCTGTCGGCCCACGAACGAATCGGGTCACCGCCCCTCGTGGCCCGCACCAGGATGGAGTTCGCCCGAGCCCTGTGCTCCAAGGAGGGCGGGCCGCTGCACGTGGGCCGGGCCCAAGCCATGGCCGAGCAGTCGTTCGAGGAGGCCGGCTCGCTCGGGCTCATCAGGGTCCTGGCCGAGGCCGGGACCTGA
- a CDS encoding alpha/beta hydrolase, protein MRWVGSGESGSGVSERRFELTVGDRPVPGCLWRPADRPTGPSPLVLMAHGATLHKRVDHLVALAHLLVRDHGISALSLDAPGHGDRRPDRTADEVELFGNFLAEWARPGSTDEVVEEWARALDTVHGETGAGEGPIGFWGLSMGTIYGVPFVASEHRVQAAVFGLMGLLGPTRDRLEADSRALACPVLFVQQWDDQLVPRADALALFDAVGSMDKRLHAHPGLHAAVPAEELAFSVEFLARHLGEGPAEDQGPTARAR, encoded by the coding sequence ATGCGCTGGGTCGGCAGTGGTGAGAGCGGGAGCGGGGTGTCCGAGCGCCGCTTCGAGCTGACCGTGGGCGACCGGCCCGTCCCCGGGTGCCTGTGGCGCCCGGCCGACCGGCCCACGGGGCCGTCGCCTCTGGTGCTGATGGCCCACGGCGCCACCCTGCACAAGCGGGTGGACCACCTGGTGGCCCTGGCCCACCTCCTGGTACGTGACCATGGCATCTCCGCCCTGAGCCTCGACGCCCCGGGCCACGGGGACCGCCGGCCCGACCGCACGGCCGACGAGGTCGAGCTGTTCGGCAACTTCCTGGCCGAGTGGGCCCGGCCGGGCAGCACCGACGAGGTCGTCGAGGAGTGGGCCAGGGCGCTCGACACCGTCCATGGTGAGACAGGGGCGGGCGAGGGCCCGATCGGCTTCTGGGGCCTGTCGATGGGCACCATCTACGGGGTGCCGTTCGTGGCCTCCGAGCACCGGGTGCAGGCGGCCGTCTTCGGCCTCATGGGGCTGCTGGGGCCGACCCGCGACCGCCTGGAGGCCGACAGCCGGGCGCTGGCCTGCCCGGTCCTGTTCGTCCAGCAGTGGGACGACCAGCTCGTGCCTCGCGCCGACGCCCTGGCCCTGTTCGACGCCGTCGGCTCGATGGACAAGCGGCTGCACGCCCACCCCGGGCTCCACGCGGCCGTCCCCGCCGAGGAACTGGCCTTCTCCGTGGAGTTCCTCGCCCGCCACCTGGGCGAGGGCCCGGCAGAGGATCAGGGGCCGACGGCGCGGGCCAGGTAG
- a CDS encoding SpoIIE family protein phosphatase — protein sequence MLEVPLDYESPSPPSPVELMTQMAIALHGSSPLAEKVAWAVDALRSLTGAVLAGYLDLTGHDSALTPGSGAVTFELDELVRPAVARFVMGKGGADELRGDKLRRDRRWREFLERASLPASAEVVAATVRSADGGARGVLLGWAPDADDLSPHGPEDARVLAAHLGVAIDNERRLSVLTEIQEVQREVVHQLQEAVHPPMPAIEADGAAELGVHHLPADPSVPSGGDLHDWLVLPDGDIYLAVVDVMGKGVAATKDAVAVTHALRLLVLDGYPIEGLIARADALLTRQNPDLVATVVVARYRPADGRVVLAGGGHPPPLVVTSDGDVRLVSVPGIAVGWPGAGSSEVVELTLGRNDTLVLYTDGLIESTKDVLVGLDNLTRAAGQIARYPSAHVARSLVERSLSGAKRRDDSLALVLRRRTPPPADAAGHLAPFEYRFSPLTATIPLGRHLFSDWLEQLSVNEAERDDLLLVASELASNAVRHASGAPTALALRAWAEADAIVVEVEDDGPGFEMGERYYDDETPDTELENGRGLYVVEALSDEVSVRREGERTLVRAVRRAVLPVP from the coding sequence ATGCTTGAGGTCCCTCTGGACTACGAGAGCCCGTCGCCGCCGTCCCCGGTCGAACTGATGACCCAGATGGCCATCGCCCTCCACGGATCGTCGCCGCTGGCCGAGAAGGTGGCGTGGGCGGTCGACGCCCTGCGCTCGCTCACGGGCGCCGTGTTGGCCGGCTACCTCGACCTGACGGGCCACGACAGCGCCCTGACGCCCGGCAGCGGGGCCGTCACGTTCGAGCTCGACGAGCTGGTGCGCCCGGCCGTGGCCCGGTTCGTGATGGGCAAGGGCGGGGCCGACGAGCTGCGGGGGGACAAGCTGCGCCGGGACCGGCGGTGGCGGGAGTTCCTGGAAAGGGCCAGCCTGCCGGCCTCGGCCGAGGTGGTGGCGGCCACCGTCCGGTCGGCCGACGGCGGGGCCCGAGGGGTCCTGTTGGGGTGGGCGCCGGACGCCGACGACCTGAGCCCCCACGGCCCCGAGGACGCCCGGGTCCTGGCCGCCCACCTGGGGGTGGCCATCGACAACGAGCGCCGCCTTAGCGTCCTCACCGAGATCCAAGAGGTGCAGCGCGAGGTCGTCCACCAGCTCCAGGAGGCCGTTCACCCGCCCATGCCGGCCATCGAAGCCGACGGCGCGGCCGAGCTCGGCGTGCACCACCTCCCGGCCGACCCCAGCGTCCCCTCGGGGGGCGACCTCCACGACTGGCTGGTCCTGCCCGACGGCGACATCTACCTGGCCGTGGTCGACGTCATGGGCAAAGGTGTGGCCGCCACCAAAGACGCGGTGGCCGTGACCCACGCCCTGCGCCTGCTCGTGCTCGACGGTTACCCGATCGAGGGCCTCATCGCCCGGGCCGACGCCCTGCTGACCCGCCAGAACCCCGATCTGGTGGCGACGGTCGTCGTGGCCCGCTACCGCCCGGCCGACGGGCGCGTCGTGCTGGCCGGGGGCGGCCACCCGCCGCCGCTGGTCGTCACGTCCGACGGCGACGTGCGCCTGGTCTCGGTCCCGGGGATCGCCGTGGGCTGGCCGGGGGCCGGCAGCAGCGAGGTGGTCGAGCTGACCCTGGGCCGCAACGACACCCTCGTCCTGTACACCGACGGGCTCATCGAGTCGACCAAGGACGTGCTGGTCGGCCTGGACAACCTCACCCGGGCGGCCGGCCAGATCGCCCGCTACCCGTCGGCCCACGTGGCCCGCTCGCTCGTCGAGCGCTCCCTGTCAGGGGCCAAGCGGCGCGATGACTCGCTGGCCCTCGTCCTGCGCCGGCGCACCCCGCCGCCGGCCGACGCGGCCGGCCACCTGGCCCCGTTCGAGTACCGCTTCTCCCCCCTGACGGCCACGATCCCACTGGGCCGCCACCTCTTCTCGGACTGGCTGGAGCAGCTCTCGGTCAACGAGGCCGAGCGCGACGACCTACTGCTGGTGGCGTCCGAGCTGGCCTCCAACGCCGTCCGCCACGCCAGCGGGGCACCGACCGCCCTCGCCCTGCGGGCCTGGGCCGAGGCCGACGCCATCGTGGTCGAGGTGGAAGACGACGGCCCCGGCTTCGAGATGGGCGAGCGCTACTACGACGACGAGACCCCCGACACCGAGCTGGAGAACGGCCGGGGCCTCTATGTCGTCGAGGCCCTCAGCGACGAGGTGAGTGTGCGCCGGGAGGGGGAACGGACCCTGGTCCGAGCCGTGCGCCGGGCTGTGCTGCCCGTCCCCTAG
- a CDS encoding HAMP domain-containing sensor histidine kinase — protein sequence MIRRRLVASILAVVAGVTGLAGVLIIDSLERRLLAGVDRELETRRVAVAPPSGGGFGRRPPLAARNDPGSPFDVRRYAFVLLGPDGRALSALPTGPPDDPGPLPDVSGHPPTDRAFTVGSVGGSGLRYRAIGIPQADGGTLVAGIPLAEVDYAVRTARGVVFLAWLLAVAATGIIVWVTVRRGLRPIDQMIGTAERIAEGELSQRAPVPVPRSEVGHLARALNVMLDRIEEALAVQAMSEARSRRFAADASHELRTPLTSIRGYAELYRQGARSEEEVVRAMARIEQEALRMGSLVEDLLLLARLDQGRPLAREPVDLVKVALEAVAAAGAVEPDRPIRVEVGGEPVEVLGDAHRLRQVFDNLLANVREHTLAGTPASVHVGATGGRATIVVADEGPGMTSEEAARAFDRFWQAGGDTSPTGRGAGLGLSIVADIVAAHGGEIRLHTVAGQGATFTVSLPQEPALS from the coding sequence ATGATCCGCCGGCGCCTCGTCGCCTCGATCCTCGCCGTCGTGGCTGGCGTAACCGGCCTGGCCGGGGTTCTGATCATCGATTCCCTCGAACGGCGGCTACTGGCCGGCGTCGACCGGGAGTTGGAGACACGGCGGGTCGCGGTGGCACCTCCCTCGGGCGGGGGCTTCGGCCGGCGCCCACCGTTGGCGGCCCGCAACGACCCCGGCTCGCCCTTCGACGTCCGCCGCTACGCCTTCGTCCTCCTCGGTCCCGATGGGCGGGCGTTGTCCGCCCTACCCACCGGGCCGCCCGACGATCCGGGCCCTCTCCCAGACGTGTCGGGCCACCCGCCGACAGACCGGGCCTTCACGGTGGGGAGCGTGGGCGGCAGCGGCCTGCGCTACCGGGCCATCGGGATCCCCCAAGCCGATGGCGGCACCCTTGTCGCCGGCATCCCGCTGGCCGAGGTCGACTACGCGGTGCGGACCGCCCGCGGCGTCGTGTTCCTGGCCTGGCTCCTGGCCGTGGCCGCCACCGGGATCATCGTCTGGGTGACGGTTCGCCGGGGCCTGCGCCCCATCGACCAGATGATCGGCACGGCCGAGCGCATCGCCGAGGGTGAGCTGTCCCAGCGGGCGCCTGTTCCTGTGCCCAGGAGCGAGGTCGGCCACCTGGCCCGCGCCCTCAACGTGATGCTGGACCGCATCGAGGAGGCCCTGGCCGTCCAAGCCATGTCGGAGGCCAGGTCCCGCCGCTTCGCGGCTGACGCCTCCCACGAGCTGCGCACACCGCTGACCTCCATCCGTGGCTACGCCGAGCTGTACCGCCAGGGCGCCCGGTCGGAGGAGGAGGTGGTCCGGGCCATGGCCCGCATCGAGCAAGAGGCCCTACGGATGGGCTCCCTGGTCGAGGACCTCCTGCTCCTGGCCCGGCTCGACCAGGGCCGCCCGCTGGCCCGGGAGCCCGTCGACCTCGTCAAGGTCGCCCTCGAGGCGGTGGCCGCCGCCGGCGCCGTGGAGCCGGACCGCCCGATCCGAGTCGAGGTGGGCGGGGAGCCTGTGGAGGTCTTGGGCGACGCCCACCGCCTCCGCCAGGTGTTCGACAACCTCCTGGCCAACGTACGCGAGCACACGCTTGCGGGGACACCGGCGTCGGTCCACGTGGGCGCCACCGGGGGCAGGGCGACGATCGTCGTCGCCGACGAGGGGCCGGGCATGACCAGCGAGGAGGCGGCTCGCGCCTTCGACCGGTTCTGGCAGGCCGGCGGCGACACGTCGCCGACGGGGCGGGGCGCCGGCCTCGGCCTGTCGATCGTGGCTGACATCGTGGCCGCCCACGGGGGCGAGATCCGCCTCCACACCGTTGCCGGCCAGGGGGCGACGTTCACCGTGTCCCTACCCCAGGAGCCGGCCCTCTCGTAG
- a CDS encoding response regulator transcription factor produces the protein MATVSRVLVVDDEEYIRDLVSSALRIAGFQSTTAVDGPRALAAVSAENPDLVILDVGLPGIDGFEVCRRLRGDGDETPVIFLTARDSPEDRVSGFTRGGDDYLTKPFSLEELVARVRAVLRRTQRSGTTDHRLRYADLEIDEDTMRVSRGDRPIQLSPTEFKLLRFLLINRERVLSKGQILDHVWQYDFGGSGGVVENYISYLRKKVDDVEPHLIHTVRGFGYVLRQEP, from the coding sequence GTGGCCACGGTGAGCAGGGTGCTGGTAGTGGACGACGAGGAGTACATCCGCGACCTGGTGTCCTCCGCCCTGCGCATAGCCGGCTTCCAGTCGACGACCGCAGTCGACGGGCCGCGGGCGCTGGCCGCGGTGAGCGCCGAGAACCCCGACCTGGTCATCCTCGACGTCGGGCTCCCCGGTATCGACGGCTTCGAGGTGTGCCGGCGCCTGCGCGGCGACGGCGACGAGACGCCGGTCATCTTCCTGACCGCCCGGGACAGCCCCGAGGACCGGGTGTCGGGGTTCACCAGAGGCGGCGACGACTACCTGACCAAGCCGTTCTCCTTGGAGGAACTCGTGGCCCGCGTCCGGGCTGTGCTGCGGCGGACGCAGCGCTCCGGCACCACCGACCACCGGTTGCGCTACGCCGACCTGGAGATCGACGAGGACACGATGCGGGTCAGCCGGGGAGACCGGCCAATCCAGCTCTCGCCTACAGAGTTCAAGCTCCTGCGCTTCCTGCTCATCAACCGCGAGCGGGTGCTCTCCAAGGGCCAGATCCTCGACCATGTGTGGCAGTACGACTTCGGCGGGAGCGGGGGAGTGGTCGAGAACTACATCTCCTACCTCCGCAAGAAGGTCGACGACGTCGAGCCGCACCTCATCCACACCGTACGGGGCTTCGGGTACGTGCTCCGTCAGGAGCCGTGA
- a CDS encoding ABC transporter ATP-binding protein, giving the protein MLRATRVTKRYQSGDAGVTALDDVSLEVPDGQFASIVGRSGSGKSTLLALLGALDTPTSGHIEVDGQDLTALPSRGLTKYRRSKIGFVFQGYNLVPNLTALENVMLPMELMGGPRAERKARAAELLAQVELEGAKQQRRPAKLSGGEQQRVAIARALANRPSVILADEPTGNLDSQTARMIFDLLHSLARTMNTTVVTVTHDLSIAGKTDVTFRLKDGRIA; this is encoded by the coding sequence ATGCTGCGCGCCACCCGCGTCACCAAGCGGTACCAGTCGGGCGACGCCGGGGTGACCGCCCTCGACGACGTCAGCCTGGAGGTCCCCGATGGCCAGTTCGCCTCCATCGTGGGCAGGAGCGGCAGTGGCAAGAGCACGCTGCTGGCCCTCCTCGGTGCCCTCGACACGCCCACGTCCGGGCACATCGAGGTCGACGGCCAAGACCTCACCGCCCTCCCCTCCAGGGGGTTGACGAAGTACCGGCGCTCCAAGATCGGCTTCGTCTTCCAGGGTTACAACCTCGTCCCCAACCTCACGGCCCTCGAGAATGTCATGCTCCCCATGGAGCTGATGGGGGGCCCGCGCGCCGAGCGCAAGGCCCGCGCCGCCGAGTTGCTGGCCCAGGTCGAGCTGGAGGGCGCCAAGCAGCAGCGCCGGCCGGCCAAGCTTTCCGGCGGGGAGCAGCAGCGGGTGGCCATCGCCCGGGCGCTCGCCAACCGACCGAGCGTCATCCTCGCCGACGAACCGACCGGCAACCTCGACAGTCAGACAGCGAGGATGATCTTCGACCTGCTGCACAGCCTGGCCCGGACGATGAACACGACCGTCGTGACCGTCACCCACGACCTGTCCATCGCCGGCAAGACCGATGTCACCTTCAGGCTCAAAGACGGTCGCATCGCCTGA